From Chryseobacterium camelliae:
AAAATATGAAAAAATCTAATTTAAAAGCATTATCAAGAAATGAGTTGAAGGTTATTAATGCTGGAAAAAAAATAATCAGCTCTATAGGTAGTTCCAATTGCCAAGCTTATTCTGGCTGTAGTAGTGGCTGTGCTGAATATCGATATGTAAATGACCAAGTTTTTGGTGATTGGTATTGTAGTTCTTGTTGTGTAGCGTAATCCAATTAAAAAAGACAATAATAAGGCTGCTTTAAATATAAAAGCAGCCTTTTCTATAATTAAAATTTCTTATGGAAAAACCACTAATTCTGGTTACTAATGATGACGGCATTACAGCACCGGGCATCAGAAATCTTGTGAGTTTTATGAACGAAATCGGGGATGTGATCGTAGTTGCCCCTAACTCACCGCAAAGCGGAAAAGGCCATGCGATTACCATCAATTCTACACTGAGCTATGAGGAAGTTCACCTGGATGGCCCGCAAAAAGACTTTTCATGCAGCGGAACTCCTGTAGACTGTGTAAAAATGGCTTTGGATAAAATCCTGCCGAGAAGGCCGGATATCGTTGTTTCCGGGATCAACCACGGCGCCAACTCCTCTATCAATGTCATCTATTCCGGAACCATGTCTGCTGCTGTGGAAGGCGGTGTGGAAGGACTTCCCTCCATTGGATTCTCACTGCTGGATTTCAGCTGGGAAGCAGATTTTACCCAGGCAAAGGAATACATACAGAATATTGTGAAAAGGGTTCTGGAGCAACCTATGCCGAAAGGAATCGTCCTGAATGTCAATATTCCCAAACTTTCCAAGGAGGAAATAAAAGGTGTGAAAGTATGCAAGCAGGCCCATGCCAAATGGGAAGAAAGCTTCGATGAAAGGGTAAACCCGCACGGCAAAAAATACTACTGGCTTACCGGATATTTCAACAATATGGATGAATCGGAAGATGCTGATGAAACCGCACTGGCTAATGGCTACATTTCTATTGTTCCGGTGAAGTTCGACTTAACCGCGTATGAATATATGAATACTCTGAGTGAAGTAATGAAATTTGACCATGTACAGTAAATTAGACAATCCTGTCTATCATGCTCTTAATGAATTCCATGAAAAGTTCTGCTTAAACTTCGGAGATACTAAATTCTATAATCCCGAAGTGGCTGCTTTTGGCGGATCAGCATACGTTTCAGGAGAGAAGGACATCACAGACTATGCAAAATCCTGTGATGACTTTCTCGTTTTCGGAGCAAAGCCTCAGACCGATCATCACCTTTCGTGTCTGGTGTGTGACCAATACGTTCTTGAAAAGACGATAATCCTTGATGACCCGGAAGAAATCATTCAGCTCCGGGAAGAAAATCATGAAGAGCTTTTGGCTTTTATTGCAAAGTTTTATCCGTACTATTTTAAAAACAGAACGCCTGAATTAGGAAGGTATTTTGGTATTTTCAAGGATCATAAGCTGGTTGCCGTTACCGGTGAAAGGATGCAGATGAATGACATGACGGAAGTGAGCGCTGTGATCACAGATACCGATTATCTTGGTAGAGGCTATGCTAAACAGCTCGTCGCCCATGTTTCCGGAAAAATACAGGAAGATAACAAAACCCCTTTTCTGCACGTTGCCGAAGGCAATGCCGGTGCCATAAAACTGTATGAAAAGCTTGGCTTCAGCCATCGCGGTAAAATAAAAGTATGGGGTATTAAGAGGTAATTAAGACAATTCCTTTATATCCTTTCTGAATGAATTCCGGATGATTCTTCTATGAATGATCATGCTAAAAACTTTCAGAATAATACTTTATCTTCCTTTCTGAGCTCTTCAAGGTATTTCATCTTATCATCCCTGTAAAACAGGTTCATCGTTTCAAAAGGGATGAGCTTAAGGTCTTTATTAACGATGTGGACACATGATTTTTTTACTGCCCGCACATCAAAATCATGGGCATCCATGAAATTCATAATGATGATCCTGAACAGGTTATCATAATCCAGATCGGGAGCACAAACTTCCGGCAGGCAGCATAGCAGCTGATTAACCTTGGGCTGCACCTTATCTACTGAAATTCCGGTACTGAAAATATCCAGGAGCTGCATCTGCAGTCCTGTATCCTGCTCGTAAACAATGGTATTCCGGGTTTCATTGTTCAGCAGATCCGCAGGATTGATATACCGGGTTAACGGAATGGTTTCCCCTTCAAGCTTCAGGATGTATCCCATGGCCAATGCATCAGGATTGCATGGTACAGGAATAATATCATCGCTGTTTAGTAATGGAAATTGATTTAAAATTTCCTGCCGGACTTCAGTGAGGGTTATTTTCTCGTATGGGGAATCTTCCCTGTTTCTTCCGGCAATCTCTACCGGCTGAAAAGTTATGCCGCGTACACATTTCTGTTTAAGGGCAAACTCGATGATTTTTCCGATTTCATCAATATTTTTATCTTTCTGAAGCACAACGACCAATGTGGTGGAAAGATTGAGGGCATTTAGCTTTTCCAGCGCTCTCATCCTGACATCTGTAAGGTCTTTTCCCCTGAAATCCTGCAAAACTTCAGGCCTGAAAGAATCAAACTGCAGGTAAATCTCAAATTCCGGGGCATAGGTAGCCAGTTTTTCTGCAAAACCGGGGTCGTTGGCAATCCTTATTCCGTTGGTATTGAGCATCAGGTGCTTGATCGGCTTGGATTTCGCAATATCCATGATCCTGAAAAATTCAGGATGGATCGTGGGCTCTCCTCCGCTGATCTGTACGACATCCGGTTCTCCTTCATTCTTTACAATCACATCAAACATGGCTTCAATGTCTTCCAGACTGCGGTGGCTGCCATAGTGAGGCGATGACATCGCATAACAGGTCGGGCAGGTCAGGTTGCAGCGATCGGTGACTTCAACAATAGACAGGCAGCTGTGCTGTTCATGGTCTACGCAAAGGCCACAATCGTACGGACAGCCATATTCAACATCAGTCCCGAAATGCAAAGGCATTTCCGAAGCTTTATTATAGTTCCTGATGTTTTTATAATAATGGACATCAGAAGCAATTTTGGTTTTGAAAAAGCCATGATCCGGACATCTTTTCGTCATAAAAACCGCATCATCCTCAATAATAATCTTGGCGCCCACCCTTTTCAGGCATTCCGGGCAGAGGCTAATGGTATAATCGTAATAAGTATAATTTCTTACCGGCATAATAATGAGTATGTAGTATTCAACAATGTAATCATGTAACCATCTTTAAAATAAAGACTGATTAAATTTAAAAGCCACCGCCACAGATATAACCGCTGATCAGACCGAAAACAAGCAGGCAGATCAGCATGGTCTGTATAAACTGTTTTTTCGAAAAGGTCCTGTTGTTACCAGATTCGTAGATCAGTTTGACAATCAGGGTTATGATAAGCGATACCACCAAGGCGACAAAAAGAATGGCAAGAATGATCATTATTATAAATCCACCCAAGCCTAAGTTATTAACCTCCAGAAGCGTCAGAATTTTCATATGTTGATATTTGATGTGAAGATACAGATTTTGTGTTTCTCATTATAAAAATATAATAGGCAATTACACAAAGACATACCAGCTGGATGGTTCCCAATCCCCAGAAAAGTTCTACCCTGGGCTTAATAAAATCCAGGCAGAACCTGAACATGAAATAAGCTATCATAAATATCTGAAAAACAAATCCGGACCGGTACTTCCTGCTGTTCTGAATTTTTTTCAGGAAGACCCAAAGCACAATTAAAAACCCGATTTCATAAAGGGCTACAGGATGCCTCAGGTACTGATCTCCAAGATGCATTCCGAAAATAAAACGGGTCGGAATTCCATAAGTTTCTTCGTAAATTCCGGTAAGGAAACAGCCAATCCTGCCGATGATCATCGCCAGCATCAGCGGGAAAACAATCAGGTCACCCGTACTTTGCCGGTGGCCGACAATTTTTTTAGCCAGCTCTACGCCGATCAGCCCAAAAGCCAACCCTCCGACAATGGTATTATTGGACCAGAACCTGGCAAAACTGAACTTTTCAGAAAACAGGACAAAAGGATTCTCCAGGTTTCCAATGAGTTTTGACCCGATTAATGCCCCTGCAGTAGCACCGATCAGTACAGCAGCAGAAGTATTGAAAGACAGCTTTTCCGCCGACTTCCTTTTAAGATAAAAATAATACCGCATCCCGATAAACATCCCCAAAGCTTCAAACAGGGGATGCGCCAGGATAGTCTTACCGAGAATATGAAAGGTGACAGGAAAATCCATGATACCAAAAATAAGGTTTCAAAAGTGAATAAATACCTGTTTGACATTTTATTTATGAAAATAAAAGCAAAATTTCCATATGATACACTTTCATCAAAAAAGTGTTAAAGCTTAAAACCATATGACATTAAATTAAATATGGACCTGAATCATTAAAATATATCATTTTGTTAATGATTATTTATCTTACATAAGGTTACTGATATATAGTTAATCAATAATTAATCTTACTTTTGCGCCGACAATTTTTCAGCAAAAGTCTGAAAATTGTGAATAAACAGAATTATATATGATTAGACATCTACTCACTGCAAGTACTTTATTGCTATCTATTATTACTTATTCCCAAGTAGGGATTAATAATCAGAATCCGAAAGTCACACTGGATATTACGGCCAAAACCTCAGACGGAAGTAAGCCGGAAGGAATCCTTGCGCCGCGACTTACCGGAGATCAGATCAAAGCGGGAAATGCACAATATGGCTCAGACCAGAAAGGTACCCTTATTTACGCTACCGCGGCAATCACCTCATCAGATACCAAGACCGCTAATATTACTGCTGAAGGATACTATTACTTTGACGGAAATCTCTGGCAAAAAGTAGGCAATACAGCAGCAGCTAGCAACTGGAATATGACCGGTAATGCAGGAACGAATCCAGCTGCCAATTTCATCGGTACAACTGATGCCCATGCTTTCGTCATTAAAACCAATAATAATTTAGCCGGTTACATCGGTACAGCAGCCTCTGATAACCTTACGCTCGGAGTTGATGCCGGAAAAGTCAATACAACAGGCAACCTGAATGTTTTTGTAGGGAATAGTGCAGGTTCTGCCAACACCGCAGGAAGCTCCAATGTTTTTGTTGGGCCCTATTCAGGCACTTCCAATACTACAGGAAATTCAAATGTGTTTATGGGATACAATTCAGGAAGCAGCAGTACAACAGGAGATGCCAATGCTTTTGTAGGAACATGGGCAGGAAATACCAACACTACCGGAGGCTATAATGCTTTTATGGGCTATCAGGCAGGAAACAGCAATACTTCAGGAAGTAACAACACGTTTCTGGGGTACAGTTCCGGAAAGAGCAACACTGCAGGGAACAATAATGTTGCTGTAGGAACGCTGGCAGGCCAGACCATTAGTACGGGAAGTAACAATACCTTTATAGGAACAGGTGCGGATGCAGATACCAACAATCTCACCAATGCTACCGCAATCGGTTACGGAGCGAAGGTAAGCACCAGCAACAGCCTTGTTTTAGGAGGCACAGGATCTTCTGTAGTGAATGTGGGGATAGGAACTTCGTCTCCCGCCTCTAGGCTGGAGGTGGATGGAGCTTCGACCAATAAATCTGCTTACGATGCAGGGAGCAGCACCACTATTGATTACAGCAAAAGCAATCTGGCATACACCTCTGCTTCAGCAGGGAACTTTACGCTTCAGAACATCAAGGATGGAGGAACGTATACGTTAAGCGTCAGAGGAACCGCTTCCGGAACATCTGCATTTACAGCAACCGGATTCACTTTCAGATATGTGAACAATAATCCAAGCATAGCCAATACCCATACGCTGTATACCTTTATGGCCATTGGCAATGTGGTGTATGTATATTGTGTAAGAGGCTTATAAATACAGAAAGAAATGAAAATCAATTCAACACTGTTTTTATTTTTCCTTTTAGGTCTGATACCAATACAAGCACAAATTCCGGGCACACCAATCATGTCCCTTAAGGAAAACAGAAATGTATTCGGCGGAAGTTCAAGTGATGTAGCCCGATCGGCAGTTGCTACCACGGACGGCGGGTATGCAGTCGCAGGATATTCTTCCTCATCCAACGGTGACGTGTCCGGAAACAACGGAAGTGCGGATTTTTGGATTCTAAAAGTCAGCAGTTCAGGAAATTTGCAATGGAAGAAAACACTGGGAGGATCAGACTATGATGAAGCAAGATCAATAGTCCAGACTGCGGACGGAGGATATGCTATTGCAGGAGTTACTGCATCTTCTAATGGAGATGTATCCGGCAATCATGGTGGGAACGATTTCTGGGTCGTAAAGCTGGACAGTTCCGGGGCATTACAATGGCAGAAAACATTTGGAGGGCCTGCAGACGAAAATGCATATTCCATTGTACAGACTTCGGATGGCGGTTACGCAGTAGCCGGATATGCTGCTTCAAATAGTGGAGATGTGTCCGGAAACCTGGGAGGCATTGATTTCTGGGTGGTAAAACTCGATAACTCAGGAACCTTGCAGTGGCAGAAAACATTAGGAGGATCGGGCACTGAAAGTGCGCAGTCAATCATCCAGACTACGGATGGAGGATACGCCGTAGCCGGATACAGCGATTCAACTAACGGAGATGCAGTCGGAAATAACGGAAATCAGGATTATTTGATTATTAAACTGTCCAGCACAGGAAATGTAGAATGGCATAAAGTTTTTGGAGGTACAGATACAGACATTGCCAATGCTGTTATCCAGACGGCGGACGGAGGATTTGCATTGGCCGGATATACACTTTCAAATAATGGGAATGTATCCGGAAACCAGGGAATGTATGATTCCTGGGTGATAAAACTTGATAATTCAGGAACTTTACAATGGCAGAAGACACTGGGTGGCAGTGGTAATGAAAATACTTTTGCCATGCTTCAGGATACCGATGGAACCTATATAGTGGCTGGAGATACCCGATCGAATGACGGAAATGTTTCCGGAAATCATGGCGGACTGGATGCCTGGGTGGTAAAACTCAGTACCACAGGAAACTTAGTATGGCAGAAAGCTTTGGGAGGAACACTCAATGATTCAGCCGCTGCTGTAACGCGCAGCCAGAATGGCTATACCATCGCGGGACGAAGCAGCTCGAATGATGGCGATATAGCAGGCCCGGTTAACGGTTCCTCTGACTTTTTAATTCTTAAAATGGACACCAATGGTACTATCATCCGCTTTTGGGATGATACGGCACTATAAGGCAATATGCTTATGGCAGAGCGATCTATATCGGAATATATTAAATAGCCATCAGGATGAAACGTAAAATAAGGGTCAGATATGGTTAAAGTGCCTGTACAATTCTTTTACCTTGAATCTTTTTGCTATTTTTATTTAAATTTCCAATGTTATGAGAATAGAATATGATATAAAGCTGGGGTTCAAAGATGTGATGTTCCGTCCCAAACGCTCCACGCTGAAATCCAGGTCTGAAGTAGACCTGGAACGGGAATTTACCTTTTTGCATACCCAAAAGAAATGGAAAGGAATTCCGGTTATTGCTGCCAATATGGATACGGTAGGAACTTTTGAAATGGCGGTAGAGCTCGCAAAAGAGAAAATCATCACCGCGGTGCACAAACATTATTCTACGGAAGAATGGGATGCATTCCTTGCCAGCCAGCCGGAAAGCATTTATCAATATATTGCACTGAGTACAGGTACCGGTAGCGCTGATAAAGAGAAAATCCGCCACATCCTCGAAAAGCATCCTAAAATCGAGTTTCTCTGTATTGATGTTGCCAATGGTTATTCTGAACATTTCGTAGACTTTGTGAAGGCTGCAAGGGCCAGTTTTCCCGATAAGATTATCATCGCCGGAAATGTGGTGACCGGGGAAATGGTGGAGGAACTTCTCCTGGTTGGCGCCGATATTATTAAAGTAGGTATCGGGCCTGGATCTGTCTGCACCACGCGTGTGAAAACAGGAGTAGGCTATCCGCAGCTCTCGGCCATTATTGAATGTTCAGATGCAGCCCATGGTTTGGGAGGCCATATCATAGCCGACGGAGGCTGTAAGGTTCCGGGTGATGTAGCCAAGGCTTTTGGCGGCGGTGCAGATTTTGTGATGCTGGGCGGTATGTTTGCCGGGCATGATGAAAGCGGAGGCGAAATTGTAGAGGAAAACGGCAAGAAATTCCGGCTGTTCTATGGAATGAGTTCTAAAACAGCTATGGATAAGCATTCCGGAGGAGTGGCAGAATACAGGGCTTCGGAAGGCAAAACCGTTAAAGTACCTTACAAAGGCCCGGTTGCCGAAACGGTAAAGGATATTCTGGGTGGGGTACGATCCACATGCACGTATGTAGGTGCCTCAAAATTAAAGGAACTATCTAAGCGCACTACATTTATCAGGGTACAGGAGCAGGAAAACCAGGTATTTAAAGATTAGAAATAAAAACGCCGGACATCTCATCCGGCGTTTTATATATCTATTTAACAGTAACTTAAGTTAACATCCCTCCATCTACATTCAGGGTCTGTCCGGTAACATAAGCTGACATATCGCTTCCTAAAAATACACAGGCATTCGCTACATCTTCCGGTTTTCCGCCTCTTTTCAAAGGAATACCTTCTCTCCAGGACTGAGTAGTTTTTTCATCCAGTGCGGCAGTCATTTCCGTTTCAATGAATCCGGGCGCAATAGCGTTGCAACGGATGTTTCTGGAGCCTAATTCAAGTGCTACGGATTTGGTAAATCCTATAACACCGGCTTTGGATGCGGCATAATTCGCCTGGCCGGCATTTCCGCTGATTCCCACTACTGAAGTCATATTGATGATAGATCCGGATTTAGCCTTCATCATAGGCTTAATAACAGCCTTGGTAAGGTTGAATACAGAATCCAGGTTTACTCTCATAATTACATCCCAGTCTTCTTTAGACATTCTGAGCAAAAGATTATCCTTGGTAATCCCTGCATTATTGATCAGAATATCGATCTGGCCAAATTCTGCCATTACCTCATCAATTAATTTCTGGGCAGCATCATAATCCGATGCATCAGACTGATACCCTTTAATTTGTGTTACAGAACTTAAAGTGGCTTCCAATTCTTTAGCTTTGTCTACAGAACCTGCATAGGTAAATGCTATTTTTGCACCGTGCTGTGCAAAAACTTCAGCAATCCCTTTTCCGATTCCTCGTGTAGCTCCCGTAATCAGTGCTACCTTTCCTTCTAATAGTTTCATATATATGACAATTATTTCTTAAATGATTTAATTTTCAGCAGTGTCTGATCTGAACAGTTGTACCATACTACTATGGAAAACTGGGTCCGCAAAGATATTATTAATTTGCTATTTAACACATTTTAAATCATCAAATTAGTTAATTTTTTACCTGTTTTTTATCACGGTAAACAGCCACAATAAGTAACTATTGGAAAAGAGTATGGATTAAATTGAATTGTTGACAATGAGGACTATTTCGCCTTTAAGTGTTTTTGATTTTGAAAACTCAATCAGTTCAGTAATGGTTCCGCGTCTTGTTTCTTCAAATTTTTTGGAAATTTCCCGGCTTAAGCTCACCCTGGTGTTTTCGCCGAAAAACTCTTTGATCTGTTCCAGCGTTGTATTGATCTTATGGGGGCTTTCATACAGGACAATGGTCTTCTTCTCTTCTGCCAGTTGCTTCAGCTTGGTCTGCCTTCCTTTTTTCTGCGGAAGGAAGCCTGCAAAAAGGAATTCGTTATTAGGCAGCCCCGAAACCACTAAAGCCGGTATCAGCGCTGTCGCTCCGGGAAGGCAGATCATTTCGATGTTATGGTCTGCTCCGGCTTTCCCCAGAAGGTATCCGGGATCTGAAATCCCCGGTGTCCCTGCATCGGTTATGATGGCGATATTCTGTCCGCTCTTAAGGTCTGCAATCACTTTTTCAGTAGCCTGGTGCTCATTATGCAGATGATATGATTTCAGAGGTTTTGAAATTTCAAAATGCTTCAGGAGGATGCCGGATGTCCGGGTATCTTCGCAAAGGATGTAATCTACTTCTTTCAGTACCTTCACTGCCCTGAAGGTCATATCTTCCAGGTTCCCTACCGGTGTGGGAACAAAATATAGGATTCCGCTCAAAATTATATGAATTTATTTTCCACCAATATCCAGAGCCTCTGGGCATATTCGTCAACCTTGTTCCACTTCCTTTCGTAGTAGAGGTCAC
This genomic window contains:
- a CDS encoding radical SAM protein; the encoded protein is MPVRNYTYYDYTISLCPECLKRVGAKIIIEDDAVFMTKRCPDHGFFKTKIASDVHYYKNIRNYNKASEMPLHFGTDVEYGCPYDCGLCVDHEQHSCLSIVEVTDRCNLTCPTCYAMSSPHYGSHRSLEDIEAMFDVIVKNEGEPDVVQISGGEPTIHPEFFRIMDIAKSKPIKHLMLNTNGIRIANDPGFAEKLATYAPEFEIYLQFDSFRPEVLQDFRGKDLTDVRMRALEKLNALNLSTTLVVVLQKDKNIDEIGKIIEFALKQKCVRGITFQPVEIAGRNREDSPYEKITLTEVRQEILNQFPLLNSDDIIPVPCNPDALAMGYILKLEGETIPLTRYINPADLLNNETRNTIVYEQDTGLQMQLLDIFSTGISVDKVQPKVNQLLCCLPEVCAPDLDYDNLFRIIIMNFMDAHDFDVRAVKKSCVHIVNKDLKLIPFETMNLFYRDDKMKYLEELRKEDKVLF
- a CDS encoding GNAT family N-acetyltransferase; the protein is MYSKLDNPVYHALNEFHEKFCLNFGDTKFYNPEVAAFGGSAYVSGEKDITDYAKSCDDFLVFGAKPQTDHHLSCLVCDQYVLEKTIILDDPEEIIQLREENHEELLAFIAKFYPYYFKNRTPELGRYFGIFKDHKLVAVTGERMQMNDMTEVSAVITDTDYLGRGYAKQLVAHVSGKIQEDNKTPFLHVAEGNAGAIKLYEKLGFSHRGKIKVWGIKR
- the surE gene encoding 5'/3'-nucleotidase SurE, which translates into the protein MEKPLILVTNDDGITAPGIRNLVSFMNEIGDVIVVAPNSPQSGKGHAITINSTLSYEEVHLDGPQKDFSCSGTPVDCVKMALDKILPRRPDIVVSGINHGANSSINVIYSGTMSAAVEGGVEGLPSIGFSLLDFSWEADFTQAKEYIQNIVKRVLEQPMPKGIVLNVNIPKLSKEEIKGVKVCKQAHAKWEESFDERVNPHGKKYYWLTGYFNNMDESEDADETALANGYISIVPVKFDLTAYEYMNTLSEVMKFDHVQ
- a CDS encoding GMP reductase, with the protein product MRIEYDIKLGFKDVMFRPKRSTLKSRSEVDLEREFTFLHTQKKWKGIPVIAANMDTVGTFEMAVELAKEKIITAVHKHYSTEEWDAFLASQPESIYQYIALSTGTGSADKEKIRHILEKHPKIEFLCIDVANGYSEHFVDFVKAARASFPDKIIIAGNVVTGEMVEELLLVGADIIKVGIGPGSVCTTRVKTGVGYPQLSAIIECSDAAHGLGGHIIADGGCKVPGDVAKAFGGGADFVMLGGMFAGHDESGGEIVEENGKKFRLFYGMSSKTAMDKHSGGVAEYRASEGKTVKVPYKGPVAETVKDILGGVRSTCTYVGASKLKELSKRTTFIRVQEQENQVFKD
- the fabG gene encoding 3-oxoacyl-[acyl-carrier-protein] reductase codes for the protein MKLLEGKVALITGATRGIGKGIAEVFAQHGAKIAFTYAGSVDKAKELEATLSSVTQIKGYQSDASDYDAAQKLIDEVMAEFGQIDILINNAGITKDNLLLRMSKEDWDVIMRVNLDSVFNLTKAVIKPMMKAKSGSIINMTSVVGISGNAGQANYAASKAGVIGFTKSVALELGSRNIRCNAIAPGFIETEMTAALDEKTTQSWREGIPLKRGGKPEDVANACVFLGSDMSAYVTGQTLNVDGGMLT
- the rsmI gene encoding 16S rRNA (cytidine(1402)-2'-O)-methyltransferase, which encodes MSGILYFVPTPVGNLEDMTFRAVKVLKEVDYILCEDTRTSGILLKHFEISKPLKSYHLHNEHQATEKVIADLKSGQNIAIITDAGTPGISDPGYLLGKAGADHNIEMICLPGATALIPALVVSGLPNNEFLFAGFLPQKKGRQTKLKQLAEEKKTIVLYESPHKINTTLEQIKEFFGENTRVSLSREISKKFEETRRGTITELIEFSKSKTLKGEIVLIVNNSI
- a CDS encoding prolipoprotein diacylglyceryl transferase; the encoded protein is MDFPVTFHILGKTILAHPLFEALGMFIGMRYYFYLKRKSAEKLSFNTSAAVLIGATAGALIGSKLIGNLENPFVLFSEKFSFARFWSNNTIVGGLAFGLIGVELAKKIVGHRQSTGDLIVFPLMLAMIIGRIGCFLTGIYEETYGIPTRFIFGMHLGDQYLRHPVALYEIGFLIVLWVFLKKIQNSRKYRSGFVFQIFMIAYFMFRFCLDFIKPRVELFWGLGTIQLVCLCVIAYYIFIMRNTKSVSSHQISTYENSDASGG